The sequence CTGACGTGCACGTGGGAATCAGCGTTGGTATGACTCTGGTCTTCCTCAGCGCGTGCATGCTGGCTGTCTGGTATATCTTTAAAACCGGTTACCGACTGCGCTCATGAAGAGACACATTGGCACTTCATTACTGGCCCTGCTGCTGGTTTCGCTGGTCTCGGCCTGCTCGGCCGACCCAAGCGTGCCCCAGCCCCGGCTACCGCTGTCGGAGGCATGCTTTATTACGCAGGATGGCACTGTGCCAGTGATGCTGGAGGTCGCCGACGATTTCAGTCAGCGGCAGAAGGGGCTGATGGGGCGCAAATCCCTGGGCGATCGTGAGGGCATGTTGTTCGTTTATGACCGGCCCCGGAGCCCCCACCACGGCTTCTGGATGTACAAGACTCTCATTGCCCTGGACATCGCCTACCTTGGCCCGGCTGGAGAAATCGGCAGTATTCGGAAGATGGCACCGTGCAGTTCAAAAAACGCGGGAAACTGCCCCTCCTACCCGGCCGGAATTGCGTTCACCTCCGCGGTCGAGATGAACCGGGACTTCTTCTCGACGCATGGCATCGCGGTCGGTGACCGTCTGGCGGTCGGCGCAGCGAACTGCCCCTCGGACTGAACGCTGCCTTCGCCTCAACTATCCTTCCAGTCCGGTTTGCGCTTCTCCAGGAACGCACAGATGCCCTCCTGGGCATCATTGGCCTGCATGTTGTCCGCCATCACGGTTGACGTGAATTCGTAGGCCTCCGCCAGGGGCATTTCCAACTGCCGGTAAAACGCTTCCTTGCCGACTTTCAGCGTGTATCCGGACTTGTCCGCAATGGTCCTTGCCAACCCGTAGACCGTCTCGTCCAGAACCTGCTCATCCACCGACCGATTCACCAGACCAATGGCCTCGGCCCTCACTGCGCCGATCATCTCACCGGTCAGCAACATTTCCATGGCGTGTTTGCGCGACACGTTCCTGGAAAGCGCCACCATCGGCGTCGAGCAGAACAGGCCAATATTAACCCCCGGCGTCGCAAAACGAGCGGTATCCGCCGCCACGGCGAGATCGCAACTGGCCACCAACTGGCAGCCTGCGGCGGTGGCCACCCCGGCGACGCGCGCAATCACCGGTTTCGGAAGGGACACAATCTGCTGCATGACCTTGCTGCACTGGTTGAACAGGGCCAGCTGAAAATCCGGATTATCGAATTGCTCACGGATCTCCCTCAAATCATGCCCCGCACAGAACACACTCCCATGAGAGGCCAGAACCACCACACGGGTTTCTGTATCCCCGGCAATGGCGTCCAGCTCTTCGGACAGCGCCTCAAGCATGGCCATCGAGAGGCTGTTCCGACTCTTGGGCTGATTCAGCGTGAGCGTAGTGATCCCGCTATCACTGTATTTGCGAACCAGTGGTTCTTCTTCAGACATCATGATTCGTTCCTCTTACCGCGGATCTGGAATTACACTCATTCGATAACTCAGTATTAACCAGGTGCGGGTAACTGTCGAAGCGACTTTTGTAGAACGCTCAGGAATTTACCGGAGGGGTTGGGTTTTACTCCCCAGCCCCGCACGTACGTACTAAGGTGTACTTTGACAAAGGAGCAATTCATGTCCAAATCGACGATCCTTCGTGCTCTGGTTGCCATTGCTATCATTGGAGGTGGGATACTGGTGATCATGGAGGACGAACCGGAACCGCCAACTGGCGACATCAACAGTATTGAACCACTTCCGAAACAGGATAATCCTTGACCAAACCACAACGCATATACCTGGCCGGTCCCGAGGTGTTTTTTCCCGAGACCGAGCACCGGCGTATTGTCTCCAGCAAAAAACGCCTGCTGGCTACCTATGGTCTTGAGGGCGTAGACCCTCTGGACACGACACTGGAAGCGTCCGGCAGCGAATCGTCGCAGGCCCTGGGATTCCGGATCTACCGGGCCAACCGCGAATTGATGGCCAACTGCCAGGGGGTCATTGCCAACCTCACCCCGTTCCGCGGCATCAGCGCTGACCCGGGCACCGTTTTCGAGGTTGGCTACATGATCGCCCAGGGCAAAGCCGCGTTCGGGTACACCATGGATCCGAGAAACTATTTCGAGCGGGCGAACGCCTCCCCGACCGACAGCCTCGGCCATACCATAGAAAATTTCGGGCTCAGCGATAACCTGATGATCGAATGCGGTATTGTGGAGGCCGGAGGCGAGATCATCCGGGGGAACGGCGCCTCACAACATCTGTTCTATGATGACGACGTATTTGAGCACTGCGTCCGCACCCTCATCCAACGGTTCGCGTAAAGCAAAGAGTCTTATGAGCGACAGAAAAGCCCAACGCCGGCAACTACAGAAGCAACTTGCCGAAGCGGATTCCTACCAACAGTGGTACACCACCGCCGAAAAGCTGGATGAGCTGGACGGTACATTGGCCTGGCGCGAGGAGGTCGGCTGTGAACTGCTGCATGAAAAGCTGATCAGAGATCACATTACGGCCATGGCCCGCTGCCGAAAGCGAGGTGACACAAGGGGGTTGACCCGTGTCCTGCAGGAAAGCGTCTACCGCCATCTTGGAGAGATCGCCAATCCGGATTTGTACGCCGTCGCCTGGACCGGCACCAAGATTCTGGTCACGGAATTCCTGGACGAAGTCGAACGATCAATGAACTTCGTCTGTGACCATGAGATGCCCGGCATTTCGACGGAGCAGAAACTGCGAATGTTCCGGGATGCCGAGCGCGTATATGGCCGGCCGGCGCTGATGCTGAGCGGCGGCGCGGCTTTCGGGATCTATCATATTGGCGTTACCCGGGCACTGTGGGAGGCAGGGCTGCTCCCCGATGTGATTGCCGGCTCCAGCATGGGAGCCGTCGTTGCCGGCGCCATCTGCACCCGGAACAAGCGCGAGCTTGAAACCTTTTTCACTGACCCAGATGGTATTCACCTCGACGCCTTCCGTTGGCTTGAACCGGAGCGCATCTGGCGCAAGAAACACGCCATGGATCCTTCCCACCTGCTGGACCACATCCGGACCAACATCGGCAGTACCAGCTTCAAGGAAGCCGAGGCGCACAGCGGGCGAACCCTGAACATCTCGGTATCGCCTACCCGAACCCGACAAAAACCACGACTGCTGAACAGCCTCAGTTCGCCCGAGGTTCTGGTGGATTCTGCCATCCTGGCGTCCTGCGCCGTACCGGCCATTTATCCTCCGGTGACCTTGCAGGCCCGGGAACTTGAAAAAGGGCCCAAAGCCTCCAAGCCCTACATGCCCACCGAGCGCTGGATTGATGGCAGCGTGCACGGTGACCTGCCGCTGATGCGAATGGCGCGTCTGCACAACGTGAACCGGACCATCGTTAGTCAGGCCAACCCCCACGTGGTGCCGTTCATCAGCCATCACCATGAGCGCGGGCCCAAAGCCACACTGAAACAGGCGGCCGCTTCCATGGCCCATGCACAGGTTGCAACCGCGCTCAAACTCAGCCGCAATTCAGCGCCGTCGTCGGTCATTCGTCCGCTATTGGAACAGGCCCATGCGATGACCACCCAAACCTATCTCGGCGACATAAATGTCCATTTCCCGTTTCGGCCCCTGCTGTACCGGAAAGTGTTATCAAACCCCAGCCGGGCAGACCTCGACATGTTCATTCGACTGGGCGAACAAGCCACCTGGCCACGCTTGGCGATGATTCGGGACCAGACCCGGATAAGTCGAACCTTCGCTGACTGCATCGCCCGGCTCGAAGCGGCAATGAGTGATCGGCAGACCGGGACGGAGTAGCCTTTTGCAAACAACCAGAATCAAGGGACTGACCATTGCGGCGATCGGCGTGCTGTTCATCACGCCAGATGCCCTGCTGGTCAAGATCACCTCCGTGGACCCGGTTGTGTTTCTGTTCTGGCGCGGCCTGTTGCTGGCAATC is a genomic window of Marinobacter sp. F4206 containing:
- a CDS encoding DUF192 domain-containing protein — encoded protein: MKRHIGTSLLALLLVSLVSACSADPSVPQPRLPLSEACFITQDGTVPVMLEVADDFSQRQKGLMGRKSLGDREGMLFVYDRPRSPHHGFWMYKTLIALDIAYLGPAGEIGSIRKMAPCSSKNAGNCPSYPAGIAFTSAVEMNRDFFSTHGIAVGDRLAVGAANCPSD
- a CDS encoding enoyl-CoA hydratase is translated as MMSEEEPLVRKYSDSGITTLTLNQPKSRNSLSMAMLEALSEELDAIAGDTETRVVVLASHGSVFCAGHDLREIREQFDNPDFQLALFNQCSKVMQQIVSLPKPVIARVAGVATAAGCQLVASCDLAVAADTARFATPGVNIGLFCSTPMVALSRNVSRKHAMEMLLTGEMIGAVRAEAIGLVNRSVDEQVLDETVYGLARTIADKSGYTLKVGKEAFYRQLEMPLAEAYEFTSTVMADNMQANDAQEGICAFLEKRKPDWKDS
- a CDS encoding nucleoside 2-deoxyribosyltransferase, whose amino-acid sequence is MTKPQRIYLAGPEVFFPETEHRRIVSSKKRLLATYGLEGVDPLDTTLEASGSESSQALGFRIYRANRELMANCQGVIANLTPFRGISADPGTVFEVGYMIAQGKAAFGYTMDPRNYFERANASPTDSLGHTIENFGLSDNLMIECGIVEAGGEIIRGNGASQHLFYDDDVFEHCVRTLIQRFA
- a CDS encoding patatin-like phospholipase family protein codes for the protein MSDRKAQRRQLQKQLAEADSYQQWYTTAEKLDELDGTLAWREEVGCELLHEKLIRDHITAMARCRKRGDTRGLTRVLQESVYRHLGEIANPDLYAVAWTGTKILVTEFLDEVERSMNFVCDHEMPGISTEQKLRMFRDAERVYGRPALMLSGGAAFGIYHIGVTRALWEAGLLPDVIAGSSMGAVVAGAICTRNKRELETFFTDPDGIHLDAFRWLEPERIWRKKHAMDPSHLLDHIRTNIGSTSFKEAEAHSGRTLNISVSPTRTRQKPRLLNSLSSPEVLVDSAILASCAVPAIYPPVTLQARELEKGPKASKPYMPTERWIDGSVHGDLPLMRMARLHNVNRTIVSQANPHVVPFISHHHERGPKATLKQAAASMAHAQVATALKLSRNSAPSSVIRPLLEQAHAMTTQTYLGDINVHFPFRPLLYRKVLSNPSRADLDMFIRLGEQATWPRLAMIRDQTRISRTFADCIARLEAAMSDRQTGTE